In Pseudoclavibacter sp. Marseille-Q3772, the sequence TCTACCTGGCACGGCGAGGGTTTCAATGGCTCTGAATCGGAGATGCGCGAGCGAGGAGCCAAAATACACGCGATAGCCAATGATTTACGACTAGAGGACTACGGACCAAATACTGAATATTCGGCGATCGGCCACAGTGCAGGAATGTCGAAGATTGGCACTGCCGAAACAAACGGCGCCACATTCGACAACGTCATCTCATTGAGCGGATCCTACGTGGGTAGCTCCTGGATTGCAGATCCCGGCACCGAGTATACCCATATACAGTACGAGAATGACCCGATCAATGCGCTCGACAAAGTGGGATATCGCACTCCAAATCGACTCCACGAATTCACCAATGTCCGCCTCCTCTCGCCCCAGGATGACGGGATTGATGATCACAGCAGGATAAGCCAAAGCAGTGAAACCAACTATGAAGGGATAGTAGCAATTGGTGCAGCAATCATTGACTAGTGGACTGCCGGGGCGGCTGACGCAATTAACAATGACAGCCGTGCTAGCGCTCACGGTCGCGGGGTGCGCGCCGATCGCACCGACCACGCAACATTCCCCAGTACCCGCGCCGACACTTAATGCGCTTGAGCAGAAAGAGATGAGCATCAAGTATCAGCGCGAAATTCGCGAGCTAGTACCACCTGAACTCATCGACCCCCGCACGAGCGAAATGTCCGAGATTGGTTCCCTCGAAAGGACCCTGGTGAGATGTGAGTTTGATACACCGTACCCTTCACCAGCGCCCGTGTACTACGGCGGCGACTTCGCCCTAATACTCAAAGATTCTGTTGATCTCCACGCGTTTTTACACGACCTCAACGAAACAATCGCATCCCAACCAGAACGAGAACGCCGAACCTTCAAAACAACCAATCCACCCGATCGAAGCTATTGGTACTTTGGCGACGACTATACAGTCATCCTGTCCGTCATCACACGAGGGAGCGACGGCGCCAAAATGTTCAACGCTTCAGTGTCATCGCCGTGCTTCTACCCAGAACCCCCTTACAGCTTCGGCGATAAGATCTAGAATGCGCGATGCCTCAAAACATTGCTTCAAACAGCTAGCACTCCAAGGGGCGATTCGCTCGACAGCCATAGTCAAATAAACACGAGCAGTAAAACCAACCCTGATGGAATAGGAGCAATTGGTGCAGCAATTATTGACTAGTGGACTGCCGAGGCGGCTGACGCAATTAACAATGACAGCAGTACTAGCGCTCACGGTCGCGGGGTGTGCGCCGATCGCGACTACCACGCAGCATTCTCCGGTACCCGCGCCGACACTTAATGCGCTTGAACAGAAAGAGATGAGCATCAAGTACCAGCGCGAAATTCGCGAACTAGTACCACCTGAACTCATCGACCCCCGCACGAGCGAAATGCCTGAAATTGGTTCCCTGAAAAAATATTTACGTAGGTGTGAATTGGATACACCTTACCCTTCACAGGCTCCCGCGTACTACAGTGCAGGCTTTGTTCTCATACTTAAAGATTCTGTTGATCTCCACGCGTTCCTACACGACCTCAACGAAACAATCGCATCCCAACCAGAACGAGAGCGGTGGCCCCACAAAACAACCAATCCACCCGATCGAAGCTATTGGTACTTTGGCGACGACTATGCAGTCATCCTGTCCGTCTACACACGAGGGAAGGATGGCGCCAAAATGTTCAACGCCTCAGTGTCATCGCCGTGTTTCTATCCAGAACCCCCGTATACCGCCGGCGATGAAATCTAGTTGCCGGAACGAGCTGCAGCCATCTCTATCGTCAACACCCTCACGGACCCGACAGCACCTAGTCTGGCACCTCGAGAATCGAGCGAATCCGCCGTCAGCAGCATCACGCTACCGATTCGAGAAACCTGCCCGCCGTGCCCGAGCGTACGCATCCGGCAACGCTTCCACCAAGGCGCGCACGTCCTCCTCGCGTGTATCCCAACCGAGGGTGATACGCAGCACACTCTTGGCCGCATCCGCATCCCCGCCCATCGCAAGCACCACATGACTCGGTTCAGGGATACCGGCCTGACACGCTGACCCGGTTGATACTGACACTCCCGCCATATCAAGCAGATACAGCAGCGAATCCCCCTGCGCCCCAGGGAACAAGAAATGAGCGTTCCCAGGCAACCGCGCGGGCACGCTCACGCCGTTGTCGTTCAGTTCGGCGGCAGCGTCCGCTCCCAGCAATACGGCATCCGGCACTGCAGCCCGCAGCTCATGAATACACAGGTCACGCAACTGCCGCAGACGAGCAACCACAGCATCATCGGCAGCGGCATCAAGCGCCGCTGCGAAGGCCGCAGCACCGGCAAGATCGAGCGTGCCCGAACGCATCCCGCGCTGCTGACCCCCTCCGTGCACCAACGCATCCGCCTGCACCTGACGCCCAATCGCAAGCGCACCCACACCGACCGGACCGCCGACCTTGTGCGCCGAAACACTCACTGCGCTCGCCCCAAACTCGTGCAGCGAGACCGGCAACGATCCGAGCGACGAAACTGCATCAATATGACTGGGCACCCCGAACCTCGCCGCAAGCGAGCACACGGCCCGCACCGGCTGGACCGTGCCCACCTCATTATTGGCGTGCAATGAGGTCACCAGCGCGACATCTCCCGCCGAAAGTTCGCGTTCAAGATGGTCGAGCCGGATGCATCCAGTTTCGTCCACATCAATAAACCCCACCTCAGCGCCCTGGTACTCCGTCAACCATTTGATCGCGTCCAACGTCGCATGGTGTTCAGCCGCCGTCGTCAAGATCCGCCGGCCCGCGCCGGAGCGCTGTCGCTGCCAATAGATGCCCTTGATTGCCAAGTTGATTGATTCGGTACCGCCAGAGGTGAGCACAACCTCGATCGGCTCCGCACCCAGGTGCCGCGCGATTGCCTCGCGTGCTGTCTCCAGGCGCATCCTTGCCTGCTGCCCGCTCGCGTGGATGGAGGACGGGTTACCCAAGGAGTCATGTGCGGCGAGCCAAGCATCCCGCGCCTGAGGCCGAAGCGGTGATGTGGCGGCGTGATCCAGATAGATCGGCATACTTGCGATTGTAGAATCGCCAAGCGATGCATGCACACGATTTCCCAACGCTCGGCATCACCGCCGACCCTACAAACGGCACCCCGGTGCTGCGGGTTTGGTCTGCCAACGCCACTGCCATGAGCTGCGTCGTCGTTGACGACCAGGGTGAACAAACGCTTCGCCTGCCCATGAATCACACCGATGCCGGTGTGTGGGAGGTTGCCGATCGGCGACTTGTCCCCGGCAGCTGGTACGCGCTCGCTGTCGACGGCCCCCGTGAACTCCCCCACCGTTTTGACCCCGACGCGCTCGTGCTCGACCCGTATGCCCGCCACGTTCGCAACTTCGGCACTGAGGCGACACCGCGCTGGTTCGGGCAGATCGTCGCCGAGGAACCGTTCGACTGGGGTGACAGCTCAGCACCGCGCACCAGCCTGCGCAACACGGTGATCTATGAGCTGCATGTCAAGGGCTTCACCAAGCTCGCACACTTCGTACCGGAGCCGTTGCGCGGCACCTATGCGGGTCTCGCCGACCCTAACGTCATCGCCCACCTCAAGCGCCTGGGTGTTACCGCAGTCGAGC encodes:
- a CDS encoding cysteine desulfurase family protein yields the protein MPIYLDHAATSPLRPQARDAWLAAHDSLGNPSSIHASGQQARMRLETAREAIARHLGAEPIEVVLTSGGTESINLAIKGIYWQRQRSGAGRRILTTAAEHHATLDAIKWLTEYQGAEVGFIDVDETGCIRLDHLERELSAGDVALVTSLHANNEVGTVQPVRAVCSLAARFGVPSHIDAVSSLGSLPVSLHEFGASAVSVSAHKVGGPVGVGALAIGRQVQADALVHGGGQQRGMRSGTLDLAGAAAFAAALDAAADDAVVARLRQLRDLCIHELRAAVPDAVLLGADAAAELNDNGVSVPARLPGNAHFLFPGAQGDSLLYLLDMAGVSVSTGSACQAGIPEPSHVVLAMGGDADAAKSVLRITLGWDTREEDVRALVEALPDAYARARRAGFSNR